The Streptomyces sp. YIM 121038 genome includes a window with the following:
- a CDS encoding transposase, producing MAAGKVPRTTWAPRGARPVVRVAGRRGGRVNVADAVCFKPDCRPRMFFKLHVYHQRRGEPKTFTWNDYRDFIRMVHTELGTPVVWVWDNLNVHLQQELFDFEAEHKDWLVFFHLPPYAPEINPQEGTWSLLKRSLADFAATDLAHLTRAIKQKLKKIQYRPHLTAGCLPTTGLDLHGLIDEPDIADPT from the coding sequence GTGGCCGCGGGTAAAGTACCGCGCACCACCTGGGCGCCGCGCGGGGCCAGACCCGTGGTGCGGGTGGCCGGGCGGCGCGGAGGCCGGGTAAACGTCGCCGACGCGGTGTGCTTCAAGCCCGATTGTCGGCCGCGGATGTTCTTCAAGCTGCACGTCTACCACCAGCGACGAGGCGAGCCGAAGACCTTCACCTGGAACGACTACCGGGACTTCATCCGCATGGTGCACACCGAACTCGGCACCCCCGTGGTGTGGGTGTGGGACAACCTGAACGTGCATCTCCAGCAGGAGCTCTTCGACTTCGAGGCGGAACACAAGGACTGGCTCGTCTTCTTCCACCTGCCGCCGTACGCACCCGAGATCAATCCGCAGGAAGGAACCTGGAGCCTGCTCAAACGATCACTGGCCGACTTCGCCGCGACCGACCTCGCGCACCTGACCCGGGCGATCAAGCAGAAGCTGAAGAAGATCCAGTACCGGCCGCATCTGACCGCTGGCTGCCTGCCGACCACCGGCCTGGATCTCCACGGGCTGATCGACGAACCGGACATCGCCGATCCAACCTGA
- a CDS encoding winged helix-turn-helix domain-containing protein: MRYAQGGGLTPAEQEKREAVRLEAARWFEAGAGTAQIAAELRVTDRSVRRWKAAWRRGGAAALASAGPMAVERLSPRQWQRLESGLRRGPLAHGFGDEDQGWTLKRVKLLIGRLFHVGYTIQGVWRLLRRHGWSCQVPVRRALERDEAAIEVWKAEVWPRVKYRAPPGRRAGPDPWCGWPGGAEAG, from the coding sequence ATGCGGTATGCGCAAGGGGGTGGGCTGACGCCCGCGGAGCAGGAGAAGCGGGAGGCCGTGCGGCTGGAGGCGGCCAGATGGTTCGAGGCCGGGGCCGGCACGGCGCAGATCGCCGCGGAGCTGCGGGTGACGGACCGGTCGGTGCGCCGGTGGAAGGCGGCCTGGCGGCGCGGAGGTGCGGCGGCGTTGGCATCGGCGGGGCCGATGGCGGTGGAGCGGCTCAGCCCGCGGCAATGGCAGCGGCTGGAGAGCGGGTTGCGTCGCGGCCCGCTGGCACACGGCTTCGGTGACGAGGACCAGGGCTGGACGCTCAAGCGCGTAAAGCTGCTGATCGGGCGGCTGTTCCACGTCGGCTACACGATCCAGGGGGTGTGGCGGCTGCTGCGCCGGCACGGCTGGAGCTGCCAGGTTCCCGTCCGCCGCGCACTGGAACGCGACGAGGCGGCCATCGAGGTGTGGAAGGCCGAGGTGTGGCCGCGGGTAAAGTACCGCGCACCACCTGGGCGCCGCGCGGGGCCAGACCCGTGGTGCGGGTGGCCGGGCGGCGCGGAGGCCGGGTAA